One window of Fusarium keratoplasticum isolate Fu6.1 chromosome 2, whole genome shotgun sequence genomic DNA carries:
- a CDS encoding Fungal-trans domain-containing protein, whose translation MVAEMAALKRLCLLLLPALALGTIDRKRIVIENNIVRTKLINNETTPLQVGNGNFAFGVDTTGMQTYLPFNTMSVWAWHNDTEPEEAPIDAYTGVPKLTHGRNVSYDIPDPNLPDVSQWLIGNPNRINLGRIGLRYKDATLAADQISNTHQELDLWSGVITSTFTVDGTKVKVVTQGDFDSDAVTFEIESKLIDSGKLEVEFDFPYPPIHTTKYKYEVFVGVYDFPANHTTKLVRGSKKDTAHIHHDLGPKYYVNLRWPNKTPLELKRLESEDSTAITAHRYILSPDDGSTISFTAHFSPEKKVPDLPSTIRKRNSAEWHEYWKKGGFVDLTASTNPNATELQRRIVTSQYHVRVNSAATGESPQESGLMNNGWYGKFHMEMVVWHNAHWVSWGRDKFFHNIFPALYEKLLPTSFARAAGMGWEGARWPKMTETITGRSSPGGINAYLLWQQPHPMYMAMLAYKSQPTRKTLKRWDPILEATADYMASYAWYNESSGKYDLGPPSIGVTENTPAAATLNLAYEVAYWRYGLDVAREWKKKLGLPVPKHWTTVTKNLAKPTQIDGLYAVYDGLNASWWEDPALNRDPRSLIMLQGILPDTPAVDEKVARRTADKVWEVWTDQNIRGWGRPILAINSARIGNPKRAIYHLTAYDYWKFDDAGFAIRGGDGGTPPPFMPGNAGFLLAVAYMAEGWDGSKGDAPGFPKDDGWVVKHEGLRKAL comes from the exons ATGGTAGCAGAAATGGCGGCCTTGAAGAGACTCTGTTTGCTCTTGCTGCCGGCATTGGCTCTTGGAACCATTGATAG GAAACGGATTGTTATAGAGAACAACATCGTTCGaaccaagctcatcaacaatgaGACCACCCCTCTTCAAGTCGGCAATGGTAACTTTGCCTTTGGTGTAGATACCACTGGCATGCAGACATACCTTCCTTTCAACACTATGTCTGTGTGGGCATGGCACAATGACACTGAACCAGAAGAGGC CCCAATTGATGCCTACACTGGTGTTCCAAAGCTGACGCATGGTCGCAACGTCTCCTACGACATTCCGGATCCCAACCTGCCAGATGTATCTCAGTGGCTCATCGGCAACCCAAACCGCATCAACTTGGGCCGCATCGGACTTCGATACAAGGACGCCACTCTAGCTGCTGACCAGATCTCAAACACCCATCAGGAGCTGGACCTTTGGAGTGGTGTCATCACATCAACCTTTACGGTAGATGGCACAAAGGTCAAAGTCGTGACGCAGGGAGACTTTGACTCGGACGCCGTGACGTTTGAAATTGAGTCAAAGCTCATTGACTCTGGAAAGCTCGAGGTCGAATTTGACTTTCCGTATCCGCCTATTCACACCACCAAGTACAAGTATGAGGTCTTTGTCGGAGTCTACGACTTCCCGGCAAACCACACTACAAAGTTGGTACGAGGTTCTAAAAAGGACACGGCGCATATTCATCACGATTTGGGGCCAAAGTATTACGTCAACTTGCGGTGGCCAAACAAGACACCTCTAGAGTTAAAGAGACTCGAGTCCGAGGATTCTACCGCAATTACCGCTCACCGATACATCCTGTCTCCAGATGACGGTTCAACAATCTCTTTCACAGCACACTTCTCTCCTGAGAAAAAAGTCCCCGATCTTCCTTCTACAATCAGAAAGCGAAACTCGGCTGAGTGGCACGAGTATTGGAAGAAGGGCGGCTTTGTCGATTTGACTGCGTCTACCAACCCCAACGCAACCGAGCTACAACGACGAATCGTCACGTCTCAGTATCATGTGCGCGTCAACAGCGCAGCTACTGGCGAGTCTCCCCAGGAGAGTGGATTAATGAACAACGGGTGGTACG GCAAATTCCACATGGAAATGGTTGTCTGGCACAACGCTCACTGGGTCTCGTGGGGCCGCGACAAGTTCTTCCACAACATCTTTCCCGCCCTTTACGAAAAGCTTCTGCCGACTTCGTTTGCAAGAGCTGCAGGTATGGGTTGGGAAGGAGCCCGCTGGCCCAAGATGACGGAGACCATTACTGGTAGAAGCTCGCCTGGAGGTATCAACGCCTACCTGCTGTGGCAACAACCTCATCCCATGTATATGGCCATGCTGGCATACAAGTCGCAGCCGACTCGAAAGACTCTGAAGCGATGGGATCCTATCCTCGAGGCTACTGCAGATTACATGGCTTCCTACGCATGGTACAACGAATCATCCGGCAAATATGATCTTGGACCTCC CTCCATCGGTGTTACTGAGAACacgcctgctgctgccacaCTCAATCTCGCCTACGAAGTAGCATACTGGCGATACGGACTTGACGTTGCCCGcgagtggaagaagaaacTCGGTCTCCCCGTTCCCAAGCACTGGACGACCGTAACCAAGAATCTCGCCAAACCAACCCAAATCGACGGGCTTTACGCCGTCTACGATGGCCTCAACGCCTCGTGGTGGGAAGACCCAGCTCTCAACCGTGACCCCAGAAGCCTCATCATGCTTCAGGGAATTCTCCCAGATACACctgctgttgatgagaaAGTTGCTCGTCGGACGGCGGACAAGGTTTGGGAAGTCTGGACAGACCAGAATATTCGAGGCTGGGGACGACCTATCTTGGCTATAAACTCGGCTAGAATTGGGAACCCGAAGCGAGCAATCTACCATCTGACGGCTTATGACTACTGGAAgtttgatgatgctg GATTCGCAATtcgaggtggtgatggaggtaCGCCGCCGCCATTCATGCCCGGAAACGCCGGTTTCCTTCTTGCAG TTGCGTACATGGCAGAGGGGTGGGATGGTTCCAAGGGAGACGCACCAGGGTTCCCAaaggatgatggatgggtcGTCAAGCACGAAGGACTTCGAAAGGCCCTATGA
- a CDS encoding CFEM domain-containing protein, whose protein sequence is MKPVTSVSLLLLSGLASSLAQDSTEASPDTASLTSASGTASTSGTSHEVEKGRAECFQDCYRKYGSFPNCALGKDKFFECWCDEDDWVEREEDCVWDVCGVDAYNSYGDIQMSLCAKVESPSSKVTKTATSTSTEARTSQTTAHSESTSSASAQTDATTSETSTTSDSSSASSASSTVTQQETAGATQEPNGGVAGLASGAKAGLVVVVTYLVFMIL, encoded by the exons ATGAAACCAGTTACATCTGTGTCTCTCCTGCTCCTCTCAGGGCTTGCCTCGTCGCTCGCTCAAGACAGCACGGAAGCATCACCGGACACTGCCTCCTTGACGTCAGCATCCGGTACAGCCAGCACGAGCGGAACCAGCCATGAAGTCGAGAAGGGGCGTGCCGAATGCTTCCAGGATTGCTACAGAAAGTATGGAAGCTTCCCGAACTGCGCCCTTGGCAAGGACAAGTTCTTTGAGTGCTGGTGCGACGAGGACGATTGGGTAGAGAGGGAAGAAGATTGCGTGTGGGATGTGTGTGGAGTTGATGCCTATAACA GTTATGGCGACATACAAATGAGTCTTTGCGCAAAGGTCGAATCTCCCTCTAGCAAGGTCACTAAGACGGCGACTTCA ACCTCAACTGAGGCCCGGACTAGCCAGACAACCGCTCATTCCGAGTCGACGAGCTCTGCTTCTGCTCAAACTGACGCGACGACTTCCGAAACCAGCACGACTTCCGATTCAAGCAGTGCTTCCAGTgcttcctctactgtcacCCAGCAAGAGACAGCCGGGGCAACCCAGGAACCAAATGGAGGCGTAGCTGGCCTGGCTTCTGGTGCAAAGGCCGGATTGGTTGTGGTCGTCACGTATCTTGTTTTCATGATTCTTTAA
- a CDS encoding HET domain-containing protein, with translation MSAPPDLPGPEDGFESDDPADYLAEEDRPDCNICCDFNPKYLDSDDSNEHRYSSLVRSSRDGCFTFKMLEEIITGLYKFDNASLVAFSFTYEDLELWNIGGGTIGSIELHQAADTSCPWGLVHKEINHPKSTASRRSLSWAKKQIQTCLAHHTGCGDPIALLPTRVIDVGTSGSETIKILETKGLRGKYVTLSHCWGKLASMPKLTAHTRDRCLEGIPCEALPRTFRDAVMITRYLNIRYLWIDSLCIIQKDDEKDTPQDKNMHQKDWEHESGRMCSVYQNCYLTLAGLDSPNCDGGLFFKRDKVRVEGDSGKGQYCFDGYREIEHFAVKFPLLLRGWVKQETLLSPRTLFCGKEELIWQCRAHAFCQCKHFRGDETRHGSTVLSRGFRKLPLMEHARDDLTRPNLINTWHGIISEYTSTSLTHITDKLVAVEGIAEYMRPLKNSEYLAGLWADSLAFDLLWNSEAYNYGDPTRSAHSDPLGKTPWSSNKWLFPTWSWASIKEKTSWTWTNRTWNTRSITDYSLYTVLIQHINDKSSPANELRLRGVIVPSTLGVIQKVLNSRELYYPDLRNQERIFGADNSVECLRVVQSGKDCFSLVLVRVDEEKRQYERLGVLRFRHSGLGFWKCVQAGAQTQAEVPLWWEPSEDWEGEEVEITLI, from the exons ATGTCGGCTCCTCCAGACTTGCCCGGCCCGGAAGACGGCTTTGAGAGTGACGACCCCGCCGACTACTTGGCAGAAGAGGACAGACCTGACTGCAACATTTGCTGTGATTTTAACCCAAAATACCTAGATTCTGATGATAGTAACGAGCATCGCTACTCGAGCCTGGTGCGCTCCTCAAGGGACGGCTGCTTTACGTTCAAAATGCTGGAGGAAATCATCACCGGCCTCTACAAATTCGACAACGCATCTCTGGTAGCCTTCAGCTTTACTTAT gaggatcttgagctgTGGAATATCGGGGGCGGAACTATTGGCAGCATAGAATTGCACCAGGCAGCTG ACACATCTTGTCCATGGGGCTTAGTACACAAAGAAATCAATCATCCCAAGAGCACAGCATCGCGGAGGAGCCTCTCCtgggccaagaagcagattCAGACCTGCCTTGCCCACCACACAGGGTGCGGCGATCCTATAGCTCTGTTACCTACCAGGGTGATTGATGTAGGCACGTCGGGTAGCGAAACGATAAAGATTCTTGAGACAAAAGGGTTGCGCGGAAAGTATGTGACGCTCAGTCACTGCTGGGGAAAGCTGGCATCGATGCCCAAACTCACAGCACACACTCGAGACCGATGTCTGGAGGGGATCCCGTGCGAAGCCCTTCCGCGCACATTTCGGGACGCTGTCATGATAACAAGGTATTTGAACATTCGCTATCTCTGGATCGACTCGCTGTGTATCATCCAAAAAGATGATGAAAAGGACACGCCTCAAGACAAGAACATGCACCAGAAAGACTGGGAGCATGAGTCTGGAAGGATGTGCTCTGTGTACCAGAATTGCTATCTGACACTTGCGGGCCTTGACTCCCCTAATTGCGACGGGGGTCTATTCTTCAAGAGAGACAAGGTCCGGGTGGAGGGCGACAGCGGCAAGGGCCAGTATTGCTTCGATGGGTACAGGGAAATTGAGCACTTCGCAGTGAAGTTCCCGCTGCTCCTGCGTGGTTGGGTAAAACAAGAAACCCTTCTCTCGCCAAGGACACTATTCTGCGGCAAAGAAGAGCTCATCTGGCAGTGCAGAGCCCACGCATTCTGTCAGTGCAAACATTTCCGCGGCGACGAGACACGACACGGCAGCACGGTACTAAGCAGAGGCTTTCGAAAGCTGCCCTTGATGGAGCATGCTAGAGACGACTTGACACGCCCCAACCTCATCAATACATGGCACGGCATCATCTCGGAGTATACCTCCACTTCCTTGACGCATATAACCGACAAGTTGGTTGCTGTTGAGGGCATCGCCGAGTACATGCGGCCCCTCAAGAATTCTGAGTATCTGGCTGGGCTGTGGGCCGACTCTCTTGCATTCGATCTTCTCTGGAACAGCGAAGCTTACAACTATGGAGACCCTACAAGATCGGCCCATTCCGATCCTCTAGGCAAAACGCCGTGGAGCTCAAACAAATGGCTCTTCCCAACGTGGTCCTGGGCATCTATTAAAGAGAAGACCAGTTGGACTTGGACCAATCGGACATGGAACACTCGTTCCATCACGGATTATTCACTATACACCGTTCTCATCCAGCACATCAATGACAAATCCTCGCCAGCCAACGAGTTAAGGTTGCGCGGTGTGATCGTTCCAAGCACGCTTGGAGTGATACAAAAGGTCCTCAATTCCAGAGAGCTCTACTATCCCGATCTAAGAAACCAAGAACGCATTTTCGGGGCAGACAACAGTGTAGAATGCTTGCGAGTTGTTCAATCAGGCAAGGACTGCTTTTCCCTTGTTCTTGTGCGTgtggatgaagagaagaggcaaTACGAGAGGCTGGGGGTTCTTAGGTTTCGACATTCTGGACTGGGATTCTGGAAATGCGTTCAGGCAGGAGCACAAACACAAGCGGAAGTGCCACTGTGGTGGGAACCGTCCGAAGATTgggaaggagaagaggtcGAGATTACGTTGATTTAG